The proteins below come from a single Anaerolineae bacterium genomic window:
- a CDS encoding carboxypeptidase-like regulatory domain-containing protein, which translates to MRLEDFPRPKDDNGRGVHWSASVYHPKGSALDFWIRELQAMKIKWVKVLDDSGGSSLELCERLLAADIMPIVRLYRKTPNPGHIGGREIETIRRLVAAGVRYFETNNEPDLPAEWSTRMPPNWLEVVVDNFIYDADRVLDAGGYLALPAMGPGSKHNPIELIVRKGRADLFERGCWVAIHNYTLNHPLDYPDDEVNQLGKPLTREEYDRFGAWAWDNRPLEMINQLRAERKNPGATVYDDPNCFRGYLWTARMIEQALGFMVPIISTEGGPVVGWGDDKRYPKVIPSQHAEWQVQICRFFQEEAPDYYFTCCTWLLASRPLGDFNPAWDQMSWYTHAWDQRFGLNGQLPVVQALKDLPSVSRLMPRGDATVTGRVLRQDTEQPVPQFPVFLRPLRAPTRSRQTVTNEAGTYAFDRVAGGSYELVAGRGGTAQRLDVAERAVVTVDLRVPPGRFSSLSGRVTDTRGTPLGNTPVKLLTLLGDLMASTTTDRDGFYRLENLPAGNFRLEAAEGDQQVRIDGIALDGFESRTLNVTVPAPPGYIYAVVTKRLLPPEETGNRRAFYGRVLDPSGKGVNGIMLEMRWIGAAPGTRFPRVRTGHDPFRPVGSYEFVHTPGEFMIQVVQGDWPSEIADGLKTAGIPGREGQAITWEVNFQLRPHSAGQASVVHGQIQGGTEGARLFLVESRSGQRWTTTLDGNRRFSFRDLRRGVYALELEGIGVIRDGINLDGQNEVEVLFPMRGVLQGIVRGAPPGTTVTLRPLVPGWSWKRQAEINPQGGYRFVNLPAAPYEIELDPTHWVRAVCDGLGTFTAPAIDLIGTARSVLRGQVLDTTAAPQRGVLVQLWRSGQLIGEATTDGEGRFSFGGLSAGTYELRAPALGLSRSNLILDGIAELAVVLAPAGAPAESAVEGQIVSAAGAPIPALRVMLYRGTELITQALTDAQGRYTFQGLSAGVYAISLEGTGFIHREIALDGRNRVSLVYRLTGEGEKVLPLYLLFGSADSADTRTAILLAQPYLATHRAVAGFSLREAMRATRVIIVGNEEVVSAEDERALREAGCTVNRLAGDLYAIERALEEIT; encoded by the coding sequence ATGCGCTTGGAAGACTTCCCTCGCCCCAAAGACGACAACGGCCGCGGTGTGCACTGGTCGGCTAGCGTGTACCATCCCAAAGGCTCTGCGCTTGACTTCTGGATTCGCGAACTACAGGCCATGAAGATCAAATGGGTCAAGGTGCTGGACGACAGCGGCGGTTCATCTCTGGAGCTGTGCGAACGGCTGCTAGCAGCTGATATCATGCCGATTGTACGGCTGTATCGTAAGACGCCCAATCCAGGCCACATCGGCGGGCGCGAGATCGAGACCATTCGCCGGCTGGTCGCCGCCGGCGTCCGCTATTTTGAGACCAATAACGAGCCGGATCTTCCCGCCGAGTGGAGCACGCGAATGCCCCCTAACTGGCTAGAGGTGGTCGTGGATAATTTCATCTATGATGCCGATCGCGTCCTAGATGCCGGCGGCTATCTCGCCCTGCCGGCTATGGGACCTGGTAGCAAGCACAATCCCATCGAGTTGATCGTGCGCAAAGGCCGAGCCGATCTATTCGAGCGCGGCTGTTGGGTGGCAATCCACAATTACACGCTCAACCACCCTCTCGACTATCCCGATGACGAAGTGAACCAGCTTGGCAAGCCGCTGACACGGGAGGAATACGATCGCTTCGGCGCATGGGCCTGGGACAATCGGCCACTGGAGATGATCAATCAGTTGCGGGCTGAGCGCAAGAACCCGGGCGCTACAGTCTATGACGATCCTAACTGCTTCCGCGGCTACCTGTGGACAGCGCGTATGATCGAGCAAGCGCTGGGGTTCATGGTCCCCATCATCTCCACAGAGGGCGGTCCTGTCGTGGGCTGGGGAGATGACAAGCGCTACCCGAAAGTGATCCCCTCCCAACACGCTGAGTGGCAAGTGCAGATCTGCCGCTTCTTCCAGGAGGAAGCACCCGATTACTATTTCACCTGTTGCACCTGGCTGTTAGCTTCCCGCCCGCTAGGCGATTTCAACCCTGCCTGGGACCAGATGAGCTGGTATACCCATGCTTGGGATCAACGATTTGGCCTAAACGGACAACTGCCGGTGGTTCAAGCACTCAAAGACTTGCCCAGCGTCTCTCGTCTGATGCCCCGCGGTGATGCTACAGTGACCGGCCGTGTGCTACGTCAGGATACCGAACAGCCCGTGCCGCAATTCCCAGTTTTCCTGAGACCACTTCGCGCGCCTACTCGATCGCGCCAAACCGTTACCAATGAGGCCGGTACCTATGCGTTTGACCGGGTGGCTGGCGGCTCGTATGAACTAGTAGCCGGGCGCGGTGGCACGGCTCAACGGCTTGACGTGGCCGAACGTGCTGTGGTCACCGTGGATCTGCGCGTGCCCCCCGGCCGCTTCAGCTCTCTGAGTGGACGCGTGACGGACACGCGCGGCACCCCGCTGGGCAACACACCGGTCAAACTGTTGACGTTGTTGGGCGACCTGATGGCCAGCACGACCACAGACCGAGATGGCTTCTATCGGTTGGAAAACCTGCCCGCCGGCAACTTCCGCCTGGAGGCAGCGGAAGGCGATCAACAGGTGCGCATAGATGGCATCGCTCTCGATGGGTTCGAATCTCGCACCCTGAACGTAACCGTGCCAGCGCCGCCGGGGTACATCTATGCCGTTGTCACCAAGCGCTTGCTCCCCCCTGAGGAGACAGGCAACCGGCGAGCCTTCTACGGAAGGGTGTTGGACCCCTCTGGCAAGGGCGTCAACGGCATCATGCTGGAGATGCGCTGGATTGGGGCCGCCCCCGGCACCCGCTTCCCACGCGTTCGCACCGGACACGACCCCTTCCGCCCCGTCGGCTCATATGAGTTCGTGCATACCCCTGGCGAGTTCATGATTCAGGTGGTGCAGGGCGATTGGCCCAGCGAGATCGCCGACGGGCTAAAAACGGCTGGCATCCCCGGCCGCGAGGGGCAGGCGATTACCTGGGAGGTCAACTTTCAGCTCCGGCCTCACAGCGCAGGCCAGGCAAGCGTGGTGCACGGTCAGATCCAGGGCGGTACCGAGGGTGCCCGCCTCTTCTTGGTAGAGAGCCGGAGCGGCCAACGCTGGACGACCACTTTGGACGGAAATAGGCGCTTCAGCTTCAGAGACCTGAGACGGGGGGTATATGCCCTGGAGCTGGAAGGCATCGGCGTCATCCGCGATGGCATCAACTTGGACGGCCAAAATGAGGTCGAGGTACTCTTCCCAATGAGAGGCGTGTTGCAGGGCATCGTACGCGGTGCGCCGCCAGGGACCACAGTGACGCTACGCCCGCTGGTACCAGGCTGGAGCTGGAAGCGCCAAGCCGAGATCAACCCACAAGGCGGCTACCGATTTGTCAACCTCCCCGCCGCACCGTATGAGATCGAACTGGATCCAACACATTGGGTGAGGGCCGTCTGCGATGGGTTAGGGACTTTCACTGCCCCTGCAATAGACCTTATCGGGACCGCGCGGAGCGTGTTGCGCGGCCAAGTGCTGGATACCACGGCAGCGCCGCAAAGGGGAGTGCTCGTGCAATTGTGGCGTAGCGGACAGCTCATTGGTGAGGCCACTACAGACGGCGAGGGCCGTTTCTCATTCGGCGGGCTGTCGGCGGGTACTTATGAGCTACGCGCACCTGCCCTAGGCTTGAGCCGCTCAAACCTCATCCTCGATGGGATCGCTGAGTTGGCTGTAGTATTGGCGCCGGCCGGAGCGCCGGCGGAGAGCGCCGTCGAGGGGCAGATTGTGAGCGCAGCGGGAGCGCCCATCCCTGCTCTGCGCGTGATGCTGTACCGCGGCACCGAGCTCATAACTCAAGCCCTCACCGATGCGCAGGGACGTTACACCTTTCAGGGCTTGTCCGCCGGCGTCTACGCCATCTCGTTGGAGGGCACAGGCTTCATTCACCGAGAGATAGCGCTCGACGGCAGAAATCGGGTCAGTCTGGTCTACCGGCTGACCGGAGAGGGGGAGAAAGTGTTGCCATTGTATCTACTCTTCGGCTCGGCCGATTCGGCCGACACCAGAACGGCCATCTTGCTGGCACAGCCATACCTGGCGACCCATCGCGCCGTCGCTGGCTTTAGCCTGCGGGAGGCGATGCGAGCGACGCGGGTGATCATCGTCGGAAACGAG
- the gyrB gene encoding DNA topoisomerase (ATP-hydrolyzing) subunit B gives MANRRNGETGHYDASDIQVLEGLEAVRRRPGMYIGSTDVRGLHHLVYEIVDNSIDEALAGACDRIEVTIHKDGAVTVEDNGRGIPVGIHPQTGRPAVETVMTVLHAGGKFGGGGYKVASGLHGVGASAVNALSEWLVVEVKQKGHIWRQRYERGRPVTDLEIVGDVPEHETGTKTTFMADTTIFKGGLEYKFDTLVQRFREMAFLTRGLTIVFRDEREGREMSFYFEGGIRSFVRYLNKNRTVLHEPFYVEKQVNGTYVEVALQYTDGYAESFYAFANNVNTVDGGTHVTGLRSALTRCLNDYARKNGMLKDNEPNFTGEDAREGLTGILSVKLQDPQFESQTKSKLGNAEVKSQVESVVYEAFSAWLEQHPREAREIVEKCRTSARAREAARQARELVIRKSALESMTLPGKLADCSERDPAKCELYIVEGDSAGGSAKQGRDRRFQAVLPLRGKVLNVEKARLDKALANKEIQALITAIGCGIGEQFDLSNLRYGRIILMSDADVDGAHIRTLLLTLFFRYMQPLIENGHLYIAQPPLYRIQAGKEHFYVYSDAEKDELLKRLGNKNVTIQRYKGLGEMNPEQLWETTMNPEKRTILQVTVEDAAEADRTFDMLMGSAVPPRKRFIQTHARRVRNLDI, from the coding sequence GTGGCGAATCGGCGCAACGGGGAAACTGGGCACTACGACGCCAGTGACATCCAGGTGTTAGAGGGCCTGGAGGCGGTGCGACGTCGGCCCGGCATGTACATCGGCTCCACCGACGTGCGTGGGCTCCATCATCTGGTGTATGAGATCGTAGACAACTCCATTGACGAAGCGCTAGCCGGGGCTTGTGATCGCATCGAGGTGACCATTCATAAGGATGGTGCAGTCACCGTGGAGGATAACGGCCGCGGCATCCCGGTGGGGATTCACCCGCAGACCGGCAGGCCCGCCGTGGAGACGGTCATGACAGTGCTTCACGCCGGCGGTAAGTTTGGGGGTGGCGGCTATAAGGTGGCTTCTGGATTGCACGGCGTAGGGGCTTCCGCTGTCAACGCCCTCTCCGAGTGGCTGGTGGTCGAGGTCAAACAGAAGGGGCACATCTGGCGGCAGCGCTACGAGCGGGGCCGGCCCGTCACTGACTTGGAGATCGTCGGTGACGTGCCGGAGCATGAGACCGGCACCAAGACCACATTTATGGCCGATACTACGATCTTCAAAGGAGGTCTGGAGTATAAGTTCGACACACTCGTGCAGCGCTTCCGGGAGATGGCCTTCCTCACACGCGGGCTCACCATCGTCTTCCGAGATGAACGCGAGGGCCGCGAGATGTCCTTTTACTTCGAAGGGGGCATCCGCTCCTTCGTCCGCTACCTGAACAAAAACCGCACAGTCTTGCATGAGCCGTTCTACGTCGAGAAGCAGGTCAACGGCACCTACGTCGAGGTCGCCCTTCAGTACACTGACGGCTATGCGGAGTCGTTTTATGCCTTCGCCAACAACGTGAACACAGTGGACGGTGGCACGCACGTAACAGGGTTGCGCTCAGCGCTGACGCGCTGCCTGAACGACTACGCCCGCAAAAACGGCATGTTGAAGGACAACGAGCCGAACTTCACCGGGGAGGACGCGCGCGAAGGGCTGACGGGGATTCTGAGCGTAAAGCTCCAGGATCCACAATTCGAGTCGCAGACCAAGTCGAAGCTGGGCAATGCCGAGGTCAAGAGCCAGGTAGAGTCGGTGGTGTACGAGGCGTTCAGCGCCTGGCTGGAGCAACACCCGCGCGAGGCGCGTGAGATCGTGGAGAAATGCCGCACGTCGGCGCGGGCGCGCGAGGCCGCTCGCCAAGCGCGCGAGCTAGTGATCCGCAAGAGCGCATTGGAGAGTATGACGCTGCCAGGGAAGCTGGCCGACTGCTCCGAGCGCGATCCGGCCAAGTGCGAGCTGTACATCGTGGAGGGGGACTCTGCGGGCGGCTCGGCCAAACAGGGGCGCGATCGCCGCTTTCAGGCGGTACTCCCGCTGCGTGGCAAGGTGCTGAACGTCGAGAAGGCACGGCTGGACAAGGCCCTGGCGAACAAGGAGATTCAGGCGCTCATCACTGCGATCGGCTGTGGCATTGGTGAGCAATTCGATCTGAGCAATCTGCGGTATGGACGGATTATCTTGATGTCGGATGCCGACGTAGATGGCGCTCATATCCGCACGTTGCTGTTGACCTTATTCTTCCGCTATATGCAGCCACTGATCGAAAATGGCCACCTCTATATTGCGCAGCCACCCCTGTATCGCATCCAGGCGGGAAAGGAGCACTTCTACGTCTACTCTGACGCCGAAAAGGACGAGCTGCTCAAGCGGCTGGGCAACAAGAACGTGACCATCCAGCGCTATAAAGGGCTGGGCGAGATGAATCCCGAGCAGTTATGGGAGACGACGATGAACCCCGAGAAGCGCACCATCCTACAGGTTACTGTGGAGGACGCGGCTGAAGCCGATCGCACGTTCGACATGCTCATGGGATCGGCAGTGCCGCCTCGCAAGCGCTTCATTCAGACCCACGCTCGACGGGTGCGCAATCTTGATATCTAG